One segment of Rhodopirellula baltica SH 1 DNA contains the following:
- a CDS encoding COG1361 family protein: protein MSRGLCQLITHLASPRRRLPVFMAAAMFATSFTVGPTPWTSFGPQSVAAQETTDNPEIQQVVGKQLSGPGKSTGILSGLNSRSRTTTRSSSNGLLGSLFGGSSSSSKSSNDGRTATAVPSERDVDWSGIPTHRSQSTTPRSTAGTTPLRDPNAGSRVVQRSTPRPTSQVPQPPKMETSIARKAPSQPIRVESKSSPVPVVRSSPIAISPVTSEPVEIVPKVSRRILKVETEPTMEELSTTESSRRRKPTVVAKTEPKVESKPAPVAKPVPVKTPSADVAKAEPKPEPKPEPKPTAPVQTPAPKVAAKPAPAPSATVAAQPTQPTKPAAPAPSEVIAKSEPVATPAPAPHRISQLVPPKSVAMAPIQAPAPINTPAPLASPAKTASPTITLGEARQAPSMTQNSPADSFVAASPLATSTRAAATNNSGADETPTKMQTFGGGRADMRPSGSLAANGSNGIALHPISDRLPVGAPSQPAESTLGQPQSAWHNSNGVSHDQFQPRDPFQARSSVPARSVAGPSTTLGNPNSDHVGTDYPNNMRGNVAAPATAPTSESQSTTTASELPGIRVTTAGPKKVMIRQTHPYEIRVENRGNVDAEGLVVRAHIPDWADVVGQQATRGDVAGVTENGIRQLNWRIETLAAGQSERMLVRLKASRSGTHDVNVDWTIAPQKERMQIQVQEPELALTIDGPDEVIYGQSKTYTIRVLNPGDGIAPNVVFTLSPESSTPQSQRIGDIPSGKEAQFEVELTAQDLGDLKIHGLAAGDLELKAEADKNVRVLAADLEAVLTGPELKYQNTDAMYQLELTNHGTTASDDVVATLTLPMGVTYIGGMEGASLIDNQLRWKIASLTPGARRNYQFQCRLDSTGQHEFTFNCKGSAAGQTGVALTTNVEAIADLVLSIEDPSAPAPVGQDVTYQIVIRNRGSKPATDVRAIAQFSNGIEPQQLLGNDGKVITGQVLINPIARIDAGEEVRMQIIAKAAEGGHHRFRTEVRSGDTILVAEEATHYMNARNDRISRRSGPGGNEFSLPLR, encoded by the coding sequence ATGTCGCGCGGTCTTTGTCAACTCATCACGCATTTGGCGTCGCCACGCCGTCGTTTGCCGGTCTTCATGGCCGCAGCGATGTTCGCGACGTCCTTCACCGTCGGACCAACGCCTTGGACCTCTTTCGGGCCACAAAGCGTCGCCGCCCAAGAAACCACGGACAACCCTGAGATCCAACAGGTTGTCGGGAAACAGCTCAGCGGCCCAGGGAAGTCCACCGGCATCCTCAGCGGTTTGAACTCGCGTTCACGGACCACCACCCGATCCTCCAGCAACGGTTTGCTAGGCAGCTTGTTCGGTGGATCCTCGTCTTCTAGCAAATCAAGCAACGACGGCCGCACCGCAACCGCGGTCCCCAGCGAGCGTGACGTTGATTGGAGCGGCATCCCGACTCACCGCAGCCAAAGCACCACCCCACGATCCACCGCCGGAACCACGCCACTGCGTGATCCGAACGCTGGCTCACGCGTCGTGCAACGCTCGACTCCGCGACCAACCTCACAAGTGCCACAGCCGCCGAAGATGGAAACATCGATCGCTCGCAAGGCACCCTCGCAACCGATTCGCGTCGAAAGCAAATCGTCGCCGGTTCCTGTCGTTCGCAGCTCACCCATCGCGATCTCACCGGTCACATCAGAACCAGTCGAAATCGTGCCAAAGGTTTCACGCCGAATCCTGAAGGTTGAAACCGAACCAACGATGGAAGAATTGTCGACCACGGAATCTTCCCGTCGTCGCAAACCAACCGTCGTTGCAAAGACCGAACCCAAGGTCGAATCAAAACCTGCTCCGGTTGCAAAGCCTGTTCCTGTCAAAACACCTTCGGCCGATGTTGCCAAAGCCGAACCAAAGCCGGAGCCAAAACCAGAACCTAAGCCAACGGCTCCAGTTCAAACCCCGGCACCGAAGGTTGCTGCCAAACCAGCACCCGCACCATCCGCAACCGTTGCAGCACAACCAACCCAGCCCACCAAGCCCGCTGCTCCGGCTCCGTCGGAAGTGATTGCGAAAAGCGAGCCCGTTGCGACTCCTGCACCGGCTCCACATCGAATCAGCCAACTCGTCCCGCCCAAGAGCGTTGCGATGGCTCCGATCCAGGCTCCCGCACCGATCAACACACCAGCGCCACTTGCTTCGCCCGCAAAGACCGCATCGCCAACGATTACGCTGGGCGAAGCTCGCCAAGCACCATCGATGACGCAGAACTCTCCTGCCGACTCGTTTGTTGCCGCGTCGCCCCTCGCCACATCGACTCGTGCCGCTGCAACGAACAATTCCGGCGCCGACGAAACACCTACCAAGATGCAAACCTTCGGTGGCGGTCGTGCAGACATGCGTCCGTCCGGTTCGCTCGCGGCAAACGGTTCCAACGGAATCGCATTGCATCCGATCAGCGACCGCTTGCCCGTCGGTGCACCTTCGCAACCAGCGGAATCCACTTTGGGTCAACCACAATCGGCTTGGCACAACTCCAACGGCGTTTCGCACGACCAGTTCCAACCGCGGGATCCTTTCCAAGCTCGTTCGTCCGTGCCCGCTCGCTCGGTTGCCGGACCATCCACCACGCTTGGCAACCCAAACTCGGATCACGTCGGCACTGACTATCCAAACAACATGCGTGGGAACGTTGCTGCACCAGCGACCGCACCAACATCGGAATCCCAATCAACGACGACCGCCAGCGAACTGCCCGGCATTCGCGTGACCACGGCGGGCCCAAAGAAGGTCATGATTCGTCAAACGCACCCCTACGAAATCCGCGTCGAAAACCGCGGCAACGTGGATGCGGAAGGCTTGGTCGTCCGAGCTCACATTCCTGACTGGGCCGACGTCGTTGGTCAACAAGCCACCCGTGGCGATGTCGCCGGAGTCACCGAAAACGGTATCCGTCAACTGAACTGGCGAATCGAAACCTTGGCCGCTGGTCAATCCGAACGAATGCTGGTTCGCTTGAAAGCGTCACGAAGTGGTACCCACGATGTGAACGTTGACTGGACCATCGCTCCTCAAAAAGAACGCATGCAGATCCAGGTCCAAGAACCTGAGTTGGCTCTGACGATCGACGGTCCCGATGAAGTCATCTACGGTCAATCAAAGACCTACACGATTCGCGTCTTGAACCCCGGCGACGGCATCGCACCCAACGTCGTGTTCACACTGTCACCTGAATCCAGCACGCCACAAAGCCAACGCATTGGCGACATTCCTTCGGGCAAAGAAGCTCAATTCGAAGTGGAACTGACCGCTCAAGACTTGGGCGACCTGAAGATCCACGGTTTGGCTGCCGGTGATTTGGAATTGAAAGCCGAAGCGGACAAGAACGTTCGCGTCTTGGCCGCTGACTTGGAAGCCGTCCTGACGGGCCCCGAGCTCAAGTACCAAAACACCGATGCAATGTATCAGTTGGAACTGACCAACCATGGCACAACGGCCAGCGACGATGTTGTTGCAACACTGACATTGCCAATGGGCGTCACCTACATTGGCGGCATGGAAGGTGCCTCGTTGATCGACAACCAACTGCGTTGGAAGATCGCTTCGCTCACTCCTGGTGCACGTCGCAACTACCAATTCCAGTGCCGATTGGATTCCACCGGACAACATGAATTCACGTTCAACTGCAAAGGCAGTGCAGCGGGTCAAACCGGCGTCGCTCTGACAACCAACGTGGAAGCCATTGCTGACTTGGTTCTTTCAATCGAAGACCCATCCGCACCAGCACCCGTTGGACAAGACGTCACGTATCAAATCGTGATTCGTAACCGCGGCAGTAAACCAGCGACCGACGTGCGTGCGATCGCTCAATTCAGCAACGGCATTGAGCCTCAACAGTTGTTGGGCAACGACGGCAAAGTCATCACCGGTCAAGTGTTGATCAATCCGATCGCTCGCATTGATGCTGGTGAAGAAGTTCGCATGCAGATCATCGCCAAAGCGGCCGAGGGCGGGCACCATCGCTTCCGCACCGAAGTCCGCAGCGGTGACACGATCCTGGTTGCTGAAGAAGCGACTCACTACATGAACGCTCGCAACGATCGGATCAGCCGTCGCAGCGGACCGGGTGGCAACGAATTCTCCTTGCCACTGCGTTGA
- a CDS encoding tetratricopeptide repeat protein, which produces MNLHDDDGLGENLACVICDDGLFGAPESAAVAAVVCPFQSTERWSFMSRREKIEAMLADDPTDTFLRYSLAMEYRSEGDHETSLVKLRDLFADDPPYVPAFFMAAQQLVDLGRIDEARAILRDGIEQARTQNDSHAAAEMSELLSSIGMLGEDDDL; this is translated from the coding sequence ATGAATTTGCACGACGATGACGGTTTGGGCGAAAACTTGGCCTGTGTCATTTGTGACGACGGGCTGTTTGGTGCCCCCGAATCAGCAGCGGTTGCGGCCGTTGTTTGTCCTTTCCAATCAACCGAGCGATGGAGTTTCATGTCTCGACGCGAAAAAATCGAAGCCATGTTGGCGGACGATCCGACCGACACGTTTTTGCGGTATTCCTTGGCGATGGAATATCGGTCCGAGGGTGATCATGAAACGAGTTTGGTGAAACTACGTGATCTGTTCGCGGACGATCCGCCGTATGTGCCCGCGTTCTTCATGGCGGCGCAGCAGTTGGTTGATTTGGGCCGAATCGATGAGGCTCGTGCGATCCTGCGTGATGGAATTGAACAGGCTCGCACTCAGAACGATTCGCACGCGGCGGCAGAAATGAGCGAACTGCTCTCGTCGATTGGGATGCTGGGTGAAGACGACGATTTGTAA
- a CDS encoding pseudouridine synthase translates to MPRQPSSSKPQRAKSSSKDKASSAKRINQLLASAGFGSRRQCEELIREGRVDVDGETITELGTTVDPDLQKVRVDGNYLRPQKLVYYVVNKPVGIVTTNRDPRGRPRVIDLVPPTERVFPVGRLDISSEGLILLTNDGDLAQKLAHPKFGIQKVYRVVVAGEVRGETMKKMREGIYIAEGLVQVDGAKIIKARTKATEMEIRLKEGKNREIRRILARFGHKVQQLRRVAIGPLKLGDVPRGAYRKLTRDEVDKLRRSIDAAEKAAKTAPPARPASKQSIKRRPGGASRNVAAKGTGGRPAFKGGRKAVKKSRTTETRSSATGPKTSKPVKKRTLSSGGSTGTVIGADAPKESRKKTERGTNPDIIRKRTAGKKPATKPGGVKKGRGKASRRGGRS, encoded by the coding sequence ATGCCACGCCAACCCTCGTCCTCCAAACCCCAACGCGCCAAGTCTTCGTCGAAAGACAAGGCATCGTCGGCCAAACGAATCAACCAATTGCTCGCCTCCGCGGGCTTTGGCAGCCGACGTCAATGCGAGGAACTGATCCGCGAAGGACGGGTGGATGTCGACGGCGAGACGATCACCGAATTGGGAACCACCGTTGATCCTGACCTTCAAAAGGTTCGCGTCGACGGGAACTACCTGCGTCCTCAGAAACTGGTTTATTACGTTGTCAACAAACCGGTTGGCATCGTCACGACCAATCGTGACCCTCGTGGCCGCCCCCGCGTGATCGACTTGGTCCCACCAACCGAACGCGTCTTTCCCGTCGGACGTCTGGACATCTCCAGCGAAGGCCTGATCCTGTTGACCAACGATGGTGACTTGGCCCAAAAACTCGCTCACCCCAAGTTTGGTATCCAAAAGGTTTACCGCGTCGTCGTCGCCGGCGAAGTCCGTGGCGAAACGATGAAGAAGATGCGAGAAGGCATCTACATCGCGGAAGGTTTGGTTCAGGTCGACGGTGCCAAAATCATCAAGGCACGAACCAAAGCCACCGAAATGGAAATTCGGCTGAAGGAAGGGAAGAACCGCGAAATCCGCCGAATCCTTGCTCGGTTTGGGCACAAAGTTCAGCAACTTCGTCGTGTCGCCATCGGCCCGTTGAAACTGGGCGACGTCCCCCGCGGGGCTTACCGAAAACTAACACGAGACGAAGTCGACAAACTGCGCCGCAGTATCGATGCGGCTGAGAAAGCGGCCAAAACAGCTCCGCCGGCTCGTCCCGCATCAAAGCAATCGATCAAGCGCCGCCCTGGCGGTGCCAGCCGCAACGTTGCGGCCAAAGGAACCGGCGGACGTCCCGCGTTCAAGGGCGGCCGAAAAGCGGTCAAGAAGAGTCGCACGACCGAAACGCGTTCCAGTGCCACCGGCCCAAAGACATCCAAACCCGTCAAAAAGCGAACGCTGTCCAGCGGTGGTTCCACCGGAACGGTGATCGGCGCGGACGCTCCCAAGGAATCTCGCAAGAAGACGGAGCGAGGTACCAACCCGGACATCATCCGCAAACGAACTGCCGGGAAGAAACCGGCCACCAAACCCGGTGGCGTCAAAAAGGGCCGAGGCAAAGCGTCCCGTCGCGGCGGCCGTTCGTAA
- a CDS encoding aminotransferase class I/II-fold pyridoxal phosphate-dependent enzyme — MSLQPLHDRLEAIAREGRTRKLCARKVEGVHVVEADGRRLMNFGGNDYLGVVADETRGCDLQSPHETHGATASALICGWTPRHEALARCIAELEMAEAAVVFPSGYAACSGAIATLAGEGDLILSDELNHASLIDGCRLSKAERVIYPHRDLDFVEHVLTDRAGKAGLTWIVTDGVFSMDGDIAPLPQLADLAERFGAHLMVDEAHGTGVLGRRGGGLCDAMGVSDRVTVRIGTLSKAVGHQGGFVAGPQVVIDTLVNACRSLIYSTSLAPIVAEGAHRVIQRLSLWQDRRDRLAHLSRLFRRRMNLEAGGIEAGIPIIPLVIGEEAETVRASQAMRENGFFVPAIRPPTVAPGQSRLRVSITSAHRDHDIELLADILHRVCPHLGSAEMASATQ; from the coding sequence ATGTCACTTCAACCGCTTCATGATCGACTGGAAGCCATTGCTCGAGAAGGCCGGACGCGAAAGCTGTGTGCCCGAAAGGTCGAAGGGGTCCACGTCGTCGAAGCGGACGGGCGTCGGTTGATGAACTTCGGCGGCAATGATTACCTCGGTGTCGTTGCCGACGAAACTCGCGGTTGTGATTTGCAATCGCCGCACGAGACACACGGCGCAACCGCCAGTGCCCTGATTTGTGGCTGGACCCCGCGCCATGAAGCACTCGCTCGTTGCATTGCCGAGTTAGAGATGGCGGAAGCCGCGGTTGTCTTCCCTTCCGGTTACGCCGCATGCTCGGGTGCGATCGCCACCTTGGCCGGCGAGGGCGACTTGATCCTCAGCGATGAACTCAACCATGCGTCGTTGATCGATGGGTGCCGTTTGTCGAAAGCCGAACGCGTCATCTACCCCCACCGTGACTTGGACTTCGTCGAACACGTTCTGACCGATCGCGCCGGCAAAGCCGGTTTGACTTGGATCGTGACGGATGGAGTCTTCAGCATGGACGGCGATATCGCACCCTTGCCTCAATTGGCGGATCTAGCCGAACGATTCGGCGCTCACCTGATGGTTGACGAAGCCCACGGCACCGGTGTCCTCGGGCGTCGTGGCGGCGGGCTGTGTGATGCGATGGGAGTTTCCGACCGCGTCACGGTGCGGATCGGAACGCTCAGCAAAGCGGTTGGACATCAAGGAGGCTTCGTCGCCGGACCTCAAGTCGTCATCGACACGCTGGTCAACGCCTGCCGCTCATTGATCTACAGCACCTCGCTGGCACCGATCGTCGCCGAGGGAGCCCACCGGGTGATCCAACGTCTGTCGCTCTGGCAAGATCGCCGCGATCGGCTGGCTCATCTTTCGCGACTCTTTCGCCGACGCATGAATTTGGAAGCGGGTGGAATCGAGGCCGGCATCCCAATCATTCCACTGGTCATTGGTGAGGAAGCCGAAACGGTTCGAGCCAGTCAAGCGATGCGAGAGAACGGCTTCTTTGTGCCTGCGATTCGTCCACCGACGGTCGCTCCCGGACAATCACGTTTGCGAGTTTCGATCACATCCGCTCACCGCGATCACGACATCGAACTGCTCGCGGACATCTTGCACCGAGTTTGCCCTCACCTGGGATCGGCGGAGATGGCTTCGGCAACCCAGTAG